The Culex pipiens pallens isolate TS chromosome 2, TS_CPP_V2, whole genome shotgun sequence DNA window gttattaccgtctgcccgggatcctaaaaaaaaaagagagtaGTTCCATCAAACTACTCAATATTCAATTGTGTCCTCGAACGTGATTGATTTTGCGCCAATCTCCAATCACCGCACAAGTTCAAACTCGCCCTGAAATTCTAATCAGCGAACTCAATCAGCTGTCACGTGGACACTTCTTCCACGAGTTAATCAAAGTGAAATCGTGGGCTGACAGAAGGAGGGGGAGGGGAAAGCACTTGCCAAAAACTTTTCCTCgaaattttcttcaattctCTAAACTTTTATCACACTTTGCCGGCGCCGCGCACGTGGTTGGCCTTAGCAACTAGCAAAGCCTTGATTCATCTGTCGAAAGCTCTCCTCACAGCCCGCAAGTGTGAGTTGGTGTGGTCAAGTACTGGTGGGTCTAAGATTTCGTCCAACTTGACAACTTTACAGAGAAACTTTCCTCGAAACACGAGTCGTTAGTTGAATGAAATGTGGAAGCAACTGTGTAGCAGTTGCAGGTTTGCTATACTGTGAAATGGAATGGATTTGGAATTTGTAAACTATTCAACTCCGACTCTTATTCCAATCATAATTGATGAACAAGTTgagttgatttttaaatttcgatttaTTAAGTAAAATGTACTACGAACGATTCCAAAATCACTTCACTGCAAACTAAACCCAGTGACTGACAGTTTCAACTTCGACAGGAAAGCTGAGTCAAGAGGGGGTTGTCTTCGTTAGATAACTCTGAAAACTGGTTTCCCTGCAGCTTCCTTAACCGATGTACACAAACTTGATTCGTATGCAATGTTTGAAATAAGAGACCTACTTCCCTCCTCGCCCACCCCCATTAATCCTGCAACCTCCTTGATTTCTCAATTCTCCTCTCTACTGAATGCTCAAGTCTGATTCTACGAAAATTTAAATCCGTCATTCTTAGCTTTGGAATCACATCGTCTCTGCCTTTCGAAAACTGCTCTGCAAAGGCATCAATCTCGATTCCTGCCCCAACTGACTGGGGGGTTCGCCAAAGACCCAAGTAAGTCAAGGAAATCGAGATCCTGATCCCGGGTACTGCGCTGCAGTTGAGCACAAATCGACTACATGACTACAATGTCAATTGTAGTGAGTGACTTCTAGCTCTAATGccacacgtcgtcgtcgtcgtcatcctcGACTGCAGCTGGCTCTGTCGATGAGAGCAATCAGTACACGAGGATAACTTAATTTATTTTCTACGGAATTGAGATTCCGAAAACGATACAACGGGATTTGTGGAAAGTtggctgcacagaaaaaaaaatgatggtaatattcatcaggaaatggtgacagattttgtggcaaaaaaaatgattaattttaccccagaaaatgatgaattttcatcagtttttgatgaatattcatcaggttcacatttttacacattttttaggtaatattactcaaaaatagagttaatattcaacctatcaaattttcaacattcctaaattcaactttttttttctgtgtggttgAGCCGGGGCTTTGAGGAAACTTTGCACGCGAGCTGGGTTGACCTGGAAGGGTGGGGATTTGGAAGGAGTTTGGATTGAAAAACTGATCAAAAATTAACCCCTTGTTTGAATGTTGCTGAAACACTTCATTATGAAACACATTTCTTTTTAAGGTATTCAATACTAAATAACACATAAAGCcattgagtaattctcgctgaaagtggaccactatttacacaaggtgctcaaaaatcaaaagcaatgtacttttccaatagcccccaccaagttatgaacgaaaccatgtttggttggttgaatttttcctcacctcggcgccacgaagctaaaacatttttttaaattggtaattttttgacttaggcgcgtctacaaaattgctgataactttgcaaaacttcaacaaacccttgatgtttagggatgttttggaaaggaaatgagcagagctttcgattgcacttgtcagaaaaataccgttccatacattatttagccacaaaacaccaatgtatttttaaaagtcatttttgaaggccggcgccccgctttatcgaaaaactgacaaatccattcgaaagctgagacaatttcacataaaggaacaataaatctaaggtgtatattcctcctatcttttttaatcttattttgattctgttAGCGCAGCGCttcgttcgcatttcgggcacccaaaatgttgcaatttgcttgccccattttaaggttttgtcattttaaatgatagtttattgtccaaggatcaaaatgcactttcgataattgaccaaaatttatgtttttgggttctttcaggcaatttaatgtcgaaaaattgctattttttatttttttttttgtaaaatgctcatttACAATTGGgtcgactttttttcagtagaactagtaaatgtagcatgtaggaaatttcaccacgaacatttttctctaaaaggaaacttaatttcgatactccagtgccaaaaTATTTAAgctttagtgagaaaaaaaagtaccaattttacaaatttctcagaattaacaagcacggcctattatcacagacaacagacgttttgGCTGGATAACCACCTTGTGTAAAAACATGCAACGGTTTTATCGAGAATGGCAAGCGGTATGTGGCGCTGTCGTCGCAGATGTGATTTGACAACTTTCCCACACTGCTACCGAAtgtaaacaacaaaattgaaaagcaCGTGGTTGGGCGTATTCTCACTCTCACCAAAAGTTGCATGCCTCCTTTAGTCGAGAAAATTGATGTGtaaatcaaaaatagttttggaATGTAGAAAGTATTTATTCCCAGTATCGCTTcaaattactttaatttttcagagcaaaaaaaaaaagaaagtttattaaaaaaaatagcatcaTCGAATCAAGTTGGTGAGAATAAGAATACGAATCCTGCAAAAACTGTGGTGCACTGCTGTCTACATTCAGGCTTATTCTTGCAAGTGGCAATAGACTACGAGATGGCGTTAGTGTATCACCCGCCATGTTTTTAcacacgattttcaaattatgttgTTCTAGCtgctacgtctgttgtctgtgctattatttacatgcggtaTATGTTTTgtaggccagagtatggtttcttatagttattttggtcgctgaattcggatctggaatcaaatttcagataaacagtgaacagtgatattttagtcacgctcaaatattatttgcgttTATTCCCCATAGCCACATAGgcatcggcagccgaagccgctaaccaccgcgccacgaggcctctcaaaacaatcagaagttgaaaaaaacattctccataaaaaaatccgtgagtaaatatcaattaaaggtgagcgaaagatgaaatatgaccgaactcactagcgattaaaaatacaacatattaccgcaaatagcttttgggcgtggctcctaatttaactgtttatctgaaatttgattccagatccagaaattaaaaaaaaaaaacacaatttttcgacattaaattgcctggaagaacccaaaaaacataaatattggtcaattatcgaaagtgcattttgatccttggacaaaaaactatcatttaaaaagtgagcacctatattttttgacaaaacctcaaaatgaggcaagcaaattgcaatattttgggtgcccgaaatgcgaacggagcgctgcgctcacagaatcaaaattagattaaaaaagacaggaggaacatacaccttagatttattggtcctttatgtaaaatcgtctcagctttcgaatggatttatcagtttttcgataaagcgggacgccggccttcaaaaatgacttttaaaaatacattggtgttttgtggctaaataatgtatggaacggtatttttctgacaaatgcattcgaaagctctgctcatttcctttccaaaacaaccctaaacatcaagggttcgttgaagtttggcaaagttattagcaattttgtagacgcgcctatgtcaaaaaattaccaatttaaaaaatgttttagctacgtggcgccgaggtgaggacaaattcaaccaaccaaacatggttttgttcataactttgtgggggctattggaaaagtacattgcttttgatttttgagcaccttgtgtaaatagtggtccactttcagcgagaattactccattgtaaagtttttgtccaacccccttcaaaattttcccaaaaattaaggaggcaaaatacatttttgcaaattattaaaattttcattgaataatCTTGTACCACCGATTGTAAACTGAGCAGTTCGATACGAAATCGGCCtttgttaattttaatttttgttttttttatccagctaaaactttgttggtgccttcggtatgcccaaagaagccattttgcatcattagttccatccatataattttccatacaaaaatggcagctgtccatacaaaaatgatatatgaaaattcaaaaatctgtaacttttgaaggaggttttttttatcgatctggagtaaattaaaaaaaaaagttgctgagatatcgactttaaaaaattgtgggttgtttgggtgagacttagaaaacatcaattttcctgttttcaaacctttgcatggcaatatttcagcaactaagggtcgtatcaacaaagttcaaaaaaacaaaatatagtgaattttctcagcttttcaaaaatatttttttcaggcgtGGCCAAACATgtgcacaaatttaaaaaaaatgaaaaacttcgtctattttcaaaaaaaaaaataatacttaaaATGGCTTCAACaagaaaacgaaaattttattaaagtactttttgattgcaaatttgattttgttaaattttgaatttgaaaaaaatttgcgaccaatatttcgattttttgacaaaattaatattgattcaaaaattcataactcggtcaaagatattttgcacaaactggaaatttctgaaatgttggcatttgatgtcctctgaaacatatcaaaaaataaaaaaaaaataaaaatagtgtgtaattgcaaatcaagttttagtggcaaaaagtttaattaaaaatctccaaattttgtttaacgtgtatcattttattcagtgtagtccttaagAAAaggatacctacaactttgccgaagaccccaaatcgatcaaaaaattccttcaaaagatacagattttgaattttcatgtatcatttttgtatggacagctgccaaatttgcaaaatggtttctttggaatacaaaggaataggaaagggaataggaaaaggaataggaaaaggaataggaaaaggaataggaaaaggaataggaaaaggaataggaaaaggaataggaaaaggaataggaaaaggaataggaaaaggaataggaaaaggaataggaaaaggaataggaaaaggaataggaaaaggaataggaaaaggaataggaaaaggaataggagaAGGAATAGGagaaggaataggaaaaggaataggaaaaggaataggaaaaggaataggaaaaggaataggaaaaggaataggaaaaggaataggaaaaggaataggaaaaggaataggaaaaggaataggaaaaggaataggaaaaggaataggaaaaggaataggaaaaggaataggaaaaggaataggaaaaggaataggaaaaggaataggaaaaggaataggaaaaggaataggaaaaggaataggaaaaggaataggaaaaggaataggaaaaggaataggaaaaggaataggaaaaggaataggaaaaggaataggaaaaggaataggaaaaggaataggaaaaggaataggaaaaggaataggaaaaggaataggaaaaggaataggaaaaggaataggaaaggaataggaaaaggaataggaaaaggaataggaaaaggaataggaaaaggaataggaaaaggaataggaaaaggaataggaaaaggaataggaaaaggaataggaaaaggaataggaaaaggaataggaaaaggaataggaaaaggaataggaaaaggaataggaaaaggaataggaaaaggaataggaaaaggaataggaaaaggaataggaaaaggaataggaaaatgaataggaaaaggaataggaaaaggaataggaaaaggaataggaaaaggaataggaaaaggaataggaaaaggaataggaaaaggaataggaaaaggaataggaaaaggaataggaaaaggaataggaaaaggaataggaaaaggaataggaaaaggaaaaggaataggaaaaggaataggaaaaggaataggaaaaggaataggaaaggaataagaaaacaaatcaaaatttctcCAACTTAGATACAATTAGGTTTAATAGTTGGGAACGAAATGATTTCCAATAGATCACCTTTTGTGATCACCCTTCTTCAACTttgtcgatttaaaaaaaactaaagactCAACCATCTTTTGAAGGTCACGGCAAGTTCTCTACCCACAGCTTTGTCCTCCAATTATCCACACTTGAGATGCTTCGAAAACAGCGcagttattaaaatttattgctCCGAGATCGGCGATTGGCGAACGGTCACGGTTAATCCTTCTCGGTGAAATCACCTGcctggcaaaaaaaagtttagtggattcccgagcagacggaaataacgccggaataacattttttgatattggaaaatactaggccaataacattttttgttatttataacaagatttgttattcgccgttatgaattttttgttattgaattgttattgtaataacagattaataacattttaagttatttttcgaacaaatctttgttattattttttgttattttaacaactaatccgatcatcctaataacaattggagttattcttccataacaaaaaatgttatttcaaagttgttttggctctcaCACAATAACAGaccaataacaacttttgttatgataacataaactgttattgaactcttatgcaaaaatggattttgcaagaatattccataacactttttgttattttaacagtatttgttattgaaatggcatgaatttagttattaccgtctgatcggGTTCCGGGGCCAGCTAGACCCAGTTGGATAGCAGATTGCTGGTGCCTAGCATGCTGGCAACCCTTCCACGCCCTGAACGCCGTCCCGGTGGATGATTGATGATGGCCCGATCCCTTCGCTGAGGTGAAATAATGAGACGAGCAAAAGAAACTTTTTCCTTTGTTGGATTTATGAGGGGGGTTTTGGGATTGCAAAAAGTTAATGTTCTGGAAATGTTGCCAGAGTTCTTCGCAAGTTCTACTTTTAGAATTCAATCAACACGTCTTGGTGATTAAATCTGagacaaatgttttatttcaacAATCACTCCATATCGTCCACCGTCAACTTCATGACCAGCTCCGCCAGCACCGGCAGGTCCGGCTGGAACTCGACCGGATCCTCCAGCGCCGACTTTAGCGAACTCTGCAGCATCTGGCGCCGCACGGGAGCCTCCAGCCGGCCCGTTCCGGACTCCACGGCGAACATCTCGGCCGTGTACTGCAGGTTGTACCAGTCCAGATATTCCAGGATCAGCTGGTTGATCAGCCGGATCGGGCGCGGTGGCAGCTGCTGGTCAGccgcagtgttgccagcgaaCAGGTTTTCGCCGGTGCCCTGGATCGTTTCGAGAACTTTGCGGCGCATGTCGCAACGGGCACGCCGCAGGTACGAGTCCCCCTCCAGACAGTGGCGCACCGTTTGGAGCAGTTTGGCTTCGGGGTCGGAGCTGGAGGGTTCCGGGTGGGAGTTCATgacttttgtgttttttcagtGACAGATGAAATGATTCTGGGTGGGGTTGCTAAGATTTGCATTgctgtactttttcaaaactttgtttcaatttgaaatttctcGAAAGTCTTGCATTTCTGTCTCCCCCAAACTTTACAACAATTTATGCAAGTACCATTTCTCAACTCCATGAAAACACAGTGAGCTCTGTCGAGAGCTGTCCAGAAGCGGATGATTTATTACACCTGGTAGTACCCGTTCTAAGCACTTCCTTCCCCACAGGAAGTACTCCGGCGTCCTCCGGCGAAACTATTCCAGAGTCTGGCAGTCTGATTTAACTACAGGCGACCAAACCCTACTCCTCCTCGTCTTTGCTGTTGTTTACCACGATGACTGGGTGTAACTGCGTCGACAAAGTTGATAAAAGTACGTAACGTGAACCACACCCCTCCTTCACCTTATATCCTTGGCGGTTCAGAAAGGCAAATCAGCACCAAGGTGAAGTTGttggaaacaaataaaatttcatcaacggCTCCATTTCATTGCCATTTCACATAAAACTTGTCCCCTCTTGGTGATTTAAATGTTGTAAGTTGGGCGTCATAAGCGGTCGACTACGAGGGTGTAAAGAAAGTTTCTTTACAATTTCCAAGAATTGTGGAATTggtgttaaaaattgttaaaaaagtttaatgttCAAAGTACTGacaaatttgattcaaatttctACTTCAACGATTTTCACCAAGATTAGATGACCAGTTGATCACGTTTAAATTAGGTGTCAACAAAGCACAAGAAAATCATAACTTCTTCCCCCTTGAAACAAAGGAAAAACCTCCCTCCGGGTGTGTCTAAAATCGTTACTCACGAAACTTTCCAGCAAAAATGTATGCCACCGCGCACCACGCCAGTAATTATGAGTGATATTAATTTAATGTTTCAAGTTTCACTCCAACTAGACTGGAGCAGTAACttcctttttttccttttcgcgTGCTGCCCCACAAAGCCCAGACCAGCGCTGAGCTGCGCAACCAACCGCGGGATTATTCATTTGCCATCCGCCGTataattgaaaatcatgatCCTAACCTCACTTTCTCGTCTCCTTCAGCGGAAAAGGCGAAGAAAATTCCTTTCCTCCCCGGATTATGCTAGCTGCGTCACACGTTATGTAtatatgctgctgctgcttctactTTTATGCTGCCACTGCCTCAGTACTATCGCGAATCATAAATATAAAATGAAGCTGAAATATTACGCACTGTCAGAAGTGCTTATGGCTAACTTTTCGGTATTAAATTGTTCCTGCTGTTTATGCTGTACTCTAGTGCGAGTAGCGTGTGCCCTGCCTGGGTTCCACACTGGGTCGGAAACGGGTCATCGAGTCCCGACTGGGAAGTTGAACTCGGGGGCTTAGGCGTtgctgaaatgttgaaattccccaaaaaaaacattgtactGAAGCCAATCACTGAAAATGAatagaaaatcccaaaaatatgctTGAGTAAATCGTTacttaatcatttttaaatttgaccaaaCAGCAATTCCTCTTGAATTgggaaaatgaattttatttctatATGTTATTTAATTAggttcaaactttttgggggcctttcctatgaccaaagtagTCATTTTATGGCATTGAATCACCCATACAagtgttcaaaaaaatttgacaaCAGTCCATTCAAAATGGTacttaaatattcgaaaaatcagtatcttttgaattaataattttctgattgatttggtttcttcggcaaagcttTATGTCTTGATaagaactattcagaaaaaggtgcacgaaaaaaaataccgattttttcacaaaaaatatttttttccaaggaaaggctataaaatcactcgaaaaataaactttttaattagagctcctagacctaccttcatttgtacatatcgactcagaatcaccagctgagcaaatgtctgtgtgtttgcctgtatgtagacatgtgtaccgaatcaatgtcactggaatatctcgtcactgactgagccgattttaaccgtattggcctcattcgattcatcttggggtcccataagtccctattgaaatttataagatttagtaaggcacatcaaaagttgtgcttaaaaaactgctgcatataaatttcacaatttacaaaaaagggtggtttttgaatgaaaacctgccatttcatatattttcagaaaggttctgaaatgacctttcttgtggatcaagaattttcaagatctgacttacctatctaaaattacaagcagtttaaaaaatgccctgaatttacataacctttATCTATTTAACCAAGGCGGTGTTTGTactatcttgacaaaaagtctgtaggcagtctgtttttttaactcatcacttatttttattaggacctctttggtgctgcgatcacgttaggggcgatccataaatctttaggggggttggaatcactcttttaatgagaggaaggcaccaaccacctaaaggtgttttaagtaacgttttttaattttgtgttaTGTTTTAGAGCCATAGAGAAATACGGACAGAAAAATTGCcgtcgttttttttgtgattacagttttttgtaaaatcaaatttgcaattgaagaAACTTAatgaagttttgataaagtgtaccgttttcgagttatgaccactttaacggtacacatcaaccatagcttttgcacccagatttctgttacagacattttagtatcttcaatactacgggaactatcgatataatgttttatttatcccttaaattactgtcttcgtagttatttacaacaaagtttgactatttttacaattagattcttgcaggattgagtccataagtttgaaaattttggaataagaagacaacaacttccttggttgctgtgcacccttaagtatgattttaactaaaaatgCCCATAAGTGCccatttgtgaaaatatttttttgaaagcttcaaaaaaatttcttcaaattcgTCTAAGGAACATTGAAGATTAGatctttggttgctgagatacagcgaataaaagaacaacaattttcaagttttcaagttttcaaagtctcacccaaacagctctTTATTTTCTAATGCTAGtaactc harbors:
- the LOC120424077 gene encoding uncharacterized protein LOC120424077, with translation MNSHPEPSSSDPEAKLLQTVRHCLEGDSYLRRARCDMRRKVLETIQGTGENLFAGNTAADQQLPPRPIRLINQLILEYLDWYNLQYTAEMFAVESGTGRLEAPVRRQMLQSSLKSALEDPVEFQPDLPVLAELVMKLTVDDME